Proteins co-encoded in one Paracrocinitomix mangrovi genomic window:
- a CDS encoding AI-2E family transporter: MDQRKVHPIFNVLLVAVVLFGLYIGQSLLVPLVMAIVVWYLIIGISSQIGRIKINQKQIPKWLRKTLSILVVVSFFWFIGGLVVSNLEEFHKVAPDYNNRLQTIITQISTEYEIPSFQEVSDKLDLAHYAGIILNSSLSFLGSLFVVIFYVIFLMIEQGIFKKKLDLIFRNREQRFHFSQTVKRIDLTMKKYISVKSLLSLLVSVCAYITFESFGLDFAVLWAFLAFLLNFIPFIGSFIAIVLPTLLSILQFGSPAITISMFIILNTVQVIVGNYLEPKMVGKSLNLSPLVVVLSLAFWGALWGVAGMFLCVPITVALMIILSQFESTRTAAILLSAGNDPALDVVKVNDDRPKSQ; the protein is encoded by the coding sequence ATGGATCAAAGAAAAGTACATCCAATTTTTAATGTATTACTTGTGGCGGTAGTGTTATTTGGCTTGTATATAGGTCAAAGTTTGTTGGTGCCATTAGTAATGGCAATAGTTGTTTGGTATTTGATTATAGGAATCAGTAGTCAAATAGGTAGAATAAAGATCAATCAAAAACAAATTCCAAAATGGTTGAGAAAGACCTTGTCAATTTTGGTGGTTGTTTCGTTTTTCTGGTTTATTGGAGGCTTGGTTGTATCCAATCTTGAGGAGTTTCACAAAGTAGCGCCCGACTATAACAATAGACTTCAAACAATTATAACTCAAATAAGTACTGAATACGAGATTCCTTCATTTCAAGAAGTTAGTGATAAGCTTGATTTAGCTCACTATGCCGGAATTATTCTTAACTCTTCCTTGTCATTTTTAGGGTCCTTGTTTGTTGTGATATTCTACGTAATCTTTTTAATGATAGAACAAGGTATTTTCAAGAAAAAGTTAGACTTGATTTTTAGGAATCGCGAACAACGTTTTCATTTTTCTCAAACGGTTAAAAGAATTGATTTAACAATGAAAAAATACATTTCTGTTAAGTCACTATTATCCCTTTTAGTTTCGGTATGTGCTTATATAACTTTTGAATCTTTTGGATTAGATTTTGCCGTATTGTGGGCATTCTTAGCATTCTTACTAAACTTTATTCCATTTATTGGTTCTTTTATCGCTATTGTACTACCTACGTTATTATCAATTCTCCAGTTTGGAAGTCCGGCGATAACAATAAGCATGTTCATAATATTGAATACGGTACAAGTAATAGTTGGAAACTATTTGGAGCCTAAAATGGTTGGGAAATCACTGAATCTAAGTCCGCTTGTAGTAGTGCTGTCATTGGCATTTTGGGGAGCTCTATGGGGAGTAGCGGGTATGTTTTTATGTGTGCCAATTACGGTTGCTTTAATGATTATTCTAAGTCAGTTTGAAAGCACTAGAACTGCTGCTATTTTATTATCAGCAGGAAATGATCCTGCTTTAGATGTGGTTAAAGTCAATGATGACCGTCCAAAATCGCAATAG
- a CDS encoding AMP nucleosidase, which translates to MITKDEIVKDWLTRYTGTPLEDFGSYILLTNFSGYLEIFSELYNVEIQGKDKAMPTVSHDGITMINFTMGSANAATIMDLLSAISPKACLFLGKCGGLKKKTEIGDLILPIAAIRGEGTSNDYFPPEVPALPAFTLQRAVSTTIREFDKDYWTGTVYTTNRRVWEHDEEFKEYLRKIRAMAIDMETATLFSTGFYNQIPVGALLLVSDQPMIPEGVKTSKSDAKVSANYVKEHIEIGIRSLEEIKNKGKSVKHLRFPYSEGEF; encoded by the coding sequence ATGATTACCAAAGACGAAATAGTAAAAGATTGGCTTACTCGATACACAGGAACACCATTAGAGGATTTTGGAAGTTACATTCTACTTACCAATTTTAGTGGATACCTTGAAATTTTCTCAGAATTATATAATGTTGAAATACAAGGTAAAGACAAGGCAATGCCCACTGTTTCTCATGACGGAATTACAATGATTAATTTTACAATGGGTTCTGCTAATGCTGCCACAATAATGGATTTATTAAGCGCTATTAGTCCAAAAGCTTGTTTGTTTTTAGGAAAATGTGGGGGACTTAAAAAGAAAACTGAAATTGGAGATTTAATATTACCTATTGCCGCTATTAGAGGTGAAGGTACATCCAATGACTACTTCCCACCTGAAGTTCCTGCATTACCTGCATTTACCTTACAAAGAGCGGTATCTACAACTATTCGTGAATTTGATAAAGATTATTGGACAGGTACAGTTTATACCACAAACAGAAGGGTTTGGGAACATGATGAAGAATTCAAAGAATATTTAAGAAAGATCAGAGCCATGGCAATTGACATGGAAACTGCCACTTTATTTTCAACAGGTTTTTATAATCAAATTCCTGTGGGTGCTCTATTACTTGTTTCAGATCAACCAATGATTCCGGAAGGAGTTAAAACTTCTAAAAGTGATGCCAAAGTATCCGCCAATTATGTTAAAGAACATATTGAGATTGGTATCAGATCACTTGAAGAAATTAAGAATAAAGGTAAATCCGTTAAGCACCTTAGATTCCCTTATTCTGAAGGTGAATTTTAA
- a CDS encoding isoaspartyl peptidase/L-asparaginase family protein gives MKNRRQFLKVSALGSVAVLTNTACNGQESADNQKDTNEIINIEVKKPIVVSTWNHGMDANKAAWEVLSNKGSALDAVEAGVRVTESDADNMSVGLGGLPDRDGIVTLDACIMDHKSNCGAVAFLQNIENPISVARKVMEDTPHVMLAGEGALMFAKDKGFKETNLLTDNAKKAWEEWMKDAEYKPVINIENHDTIGMLALDEEGNLSGACTTSGLAYKMHGRVGDSPIIGAGLFVDNEVGAACATGVGEAVIRTAGSAMVVELMRQGKTPEEACKEVIGRIISKHENIENIQVGFIALNKNGEFGCYGVHSGFNIALRDNENEKMVDAKFELNK, from the coding sequence ATGAAAAATAGAAGACAATTTTTGAAAGTATCTGCATTGGGAAGTGTAGCTGTATTAACCAATACTGCTTGCAACGGACAAGAGTCAGCTGACAATCAAAAAGATACGAACGAAATAATAAATATTGAAGTTAAAAAACCCATTGTTGTCTCTACCTGGAATCATGGAATGGATGCAAATAAAGCGGCATGGGAGGTATTGTCCAACAAGGGTTCAGCATTAGATGCTGTTGAAGCCGGAGTTAGGGTTACTGAATCTGATGCAGATAACATGTCTGTAGGTCTTGGTGGATTGCCCGATAGAGATGGCATTGTCACTTTGGATGCCTGTATTATGGATCACAAAAGTAATTGCGGCGCCGTAGCCTTTTTACAGAATATAGAAAATCCCATTTCTGTTGCGCGTAAAGTAATGGAAGACACCCCTCATGTGATGCTTGCTGGAGAAGGAGCTTTAATGTTTGCTAAAGACAAAGGTTTCAAAGAAACCAATTTACTTACAGATAATGCAAAAAAGGCCTGGGAAGAATGGATGAAAGATGCTGAATACAAACCAGTAATTAATATTGAAAATCACGACACAATAGGTATGTTAGCTTTGGATGAGGAAGGTAATTTATCTGGAGCGTGCACAACCAGTGGATTAGCTTATAAAATGCACGGCCGAGTTGGAGATTCACCAATTATTGGAGCAGGTTTATTTGTGGATAATGAAGTTGGAGCCGCATGCGCCACAGGTGTAGGTGAAGCTGTAATAAGAACTGCTGGATCGGCAATGGTTGTTGAACTTATGAGACAAGGGAAGACACCTGAAGAAGCATGTAAGGAAGTAATTGGAAGAATCATCAGTAAACACGAAAATATTGAAAATATTCAAGTAGGATTTATTGCGCTTAACAAAAATGGAGAATTTGGATGCTATGGTGTTCATAGCGGTTTTAACATAGCCTTGCGTGATAATGAAAATGAGAAAATGGTGGATGCCAAATTTGAACTTAACAAATAG
- the fdhF gene encoding formate dehydrogenase subunit alpha, whose product MKVAYINNVPFEIEEGETILNFLKRNHTNKVPTLCDAPNLDPFGSCRVCSVDVAMEMDGNTKTFASCHTPIMEGQYIYPESDNIRKLRKNILELVLTDHPLDCLTCEVNGNCELQDVAAEVGIRDVRYEAGANHLDKKKDLSHPYMTSDFSKCINCYRCVRACDEVQGEFVLNMAGRGFDSHIVKGNDVSFMDSDCVSCGACAQACPTSAISDVFESKAITNAEVTRTVCTYCGVGCNLEVSSINNEILSIRAPYEAEANGGHTCLKGRYAFKFYNHPDRLTSPLIKQPNGEFKAVSWDEAYDFIVAELKRIMKDSGPDAIAGISSARTPNEENYLMQKLMRAVVGTNNIDCCARVCHSPTALGMQRAFGTGAATNSIEDLKYTDCILVIGANPTAAHPVTGAKIKQRMMKNVTGIVIDPRKIELAKYAKYHLQLKPGTNVALLNMMLYYIISEGVEDKEFIASRCEGYEEMKAEILALDINELEKITGVDKNLVREASLAYANAKAAMEFHGLGVTEHLQGTFTVQLIADLAMITGNIGKKGAGVNPLRGQNNVQGAADMGAQPHQGAGYLDVTNPDINAKYKAFYGSDVVPSHIGYKIPEMFEAAIDGKLKALWIIGEDVVQTDPNTLKVMKAMDSVDLLVVQELFMTETAKHATVVLPGASFLEKDGTFTNGERRIQRVNKVVEPLEGTKSDGQIIVDVMNRLGYNQPDYTAEGVLEEVSQIVPFFRGVVWDELGDNGKQWPVAADGTDTQMLHIEEFKRGKGKFSFFPYEESHEVAAHGKDYPYIITTNRELEHYNCGAMTRRTGNVEILKEDVLMIHPDDAAANGIADGDFVCVESPRGKVDIKAYITDEMKPGILSSTFHFPEIMLNVITSDEHCSESLCPEYKVVSCRIRKSKGKHKAMAEATTEAH is encoded by the coding sequence ATGAAAGTCGCTTACATCAATAACGTTCCTTTTGAAATTGAAGAAGGAGAAACAATTCTCAACTTTCTTAAAAGAAACCACACCAACAAAGTACCCACACTTTGTGATGCTCCTAATTTAGATCCATTTGGGTCATGTAGAGTTTGTAGTGTTGACGTGGCTATGGAAATGGATGGAAATACCAAAACATTTGCATCATGCCATACTCCTATTATGGAGGGGCAATACATTTATCCTGAATCTGATAATATCAGAAAACTTAGAAAAAATATTTTGGAATTGGTTTTAACTGACCATCCATTGGATTGCTTGACTTGTGAGGTAAACGGAAATTGCGAATTGCAAGATGTTGCAGCTGAAGTTGGAATAAGAGATGTGCGTTATGAGGCTGGCGCAAATCACCTTGATAAAAAGAAAGACTTGTCTCACCCTTATATGACTTCAGACTTTTCAAAATGCATCAACTGTTATCGTTGTGTTAGAGCATGTGATGAAGTTCAAGGTGAGTTTGTACTTAATATGGCCGGTAGAGGTTTTGATAGCCACATTGTAAAAGGAAATGATGTTTCATTTATGGACTCAGATTGCGTTAGCTGTGGAGCTTGTGCTCAAGCATGTCCTACTTCGGCTATTTCAGACGTATTTGAATCAAAAGCTATTACAAATGCAGAAGTTACAAGAACAGTTTGTACTTATTGCGGTGTTGGTTGCAACTTGGAAGTATCCAGTATAAATAACGAAATTTTATCCATTAGAGCTCCTTATGAAGCTGAAGCTAATGGTGGACATACTTGTTTAAAAGGTAGATATGCCTTTAAATTTTACAATCACCCTGATCGATTAACTTCTCCATTAATTAAACAACCAAATGGAGAATTTAAAGCTGTTAGCTGGGACGAAGCTTATGATTTCATTGTTGCTGAATTAAAAAGAATAATGAAAGATAGCGGTCCGGATGCGATAGCAGGAATTTCTTCAGCAAGAACTCCGAATGAAGAGAATTACTTGATGCAAAAGTTAATGCGTGCTGTTGTAGGTACAAATAACATTGATTGTTGTGCACGTGTTTGCCACTCTCCTACTGCTTTAGGTATGCAAAGAGCTTTTGGAACAGGAGCTGCAACAAACTCAATAGAAGATCTTAAATACACAGATTGTATTTTAGTGATTGGTGCCAACCCTACTGCTGCTCACCCTGTAACTGGAGCTAAAATAAAGCAGAGAATGATGAAAAATGTTACGGGTATCGTAATTGATCCTCGTAAAATTGAATTAGCAAAATATGCCAAATATCATCTTCAATTAAAACCTGGAACTAATGTAGCCTTGTTGAATATGATGCTTTACTACATTATCTCAGAAGGAGTTGAAGACAAAGAATTCATTGCAAGCAGATGTGAAGGATATGAAGAAATGAAGGCTGAAATTCTAGCCTTAGATATAAATGAATTAGAAAAAATCACAGGTGTTGACAAAAACCTTGTCCGTGAAGCGAGTTTAGCTTATGCTAATGCAAAAGCAGCTATGGAATTCCACGGATTAGGTGTTACGGAGCATTTGCAGGGAACATTCACCGTGCAGTTAATTGCTGATTTAGCCATGATTACAGGTAATATTGGTAAAAAAGGAGCAGGTGTAAATCCTTTAAGAGGTCAAAACAATGTTCAGGGAGCGGCCGACATGGGTGCTCAGCCTCACCAAGGAGCAGGATATTTAGATGTAACTAATCCTGACATCAACGCAAAATACAAGGCCTTTTATGGTTCAGATGTAGTTCCTTCACATATTGGATATAAAATCCCTGAAATGTTTGAAGCAGCAATTGATGGTAAATTAAAAGCACTTTGGATTATTGGTGAAGATGTTGTACAAACTGATCCTAATACTTTAAAAGTAATGAAGGCCATGGATAGTGTTGATTTACTTGTCGTTCAGGAGTTATTTATGACGGAGACAGCTAAACATGCTACTGTTGTTTTACCTGGTGCATCATTCCTTGAAAAAGATGGAACATTTACCAATGGTGAAAGAAGAATTCAGCGAGTAAATAAAGTTGTTGAGCCATTAGAAGGTACAAAATCTGACGGTCAAATTATTGTTGACGTTATGAACAGATTAGGATACAATCAACCTGACTACACTGCCGAAGGAGTTCTTGAAGAAGTATCTCAAATTGTTCCATTCTTTAGAGGAGTTGTTTGGGATGAGTTGGGAGATAACGGTAAACAATGGCCTGTTGCTGCAGATGGTACAGATACTCAAATGTTGCACATTGAAGAATTTAAACGTGGTAAAGGTAAATTCTCTTTCTTCCCATATGAAGAATCACATGAGGTTGCTGCTCACGGAAAAGACTATCCATATATTATCACTACCAACAGAGAGTTAGAACATTACAATTGTGGTGCTATGACTAGAAGAACTGGTAATGTGGAAATCTTAAAAGAAGATGTATTAATGATTCATCCTGATGATGCTGCTGCAAATGGAATTGCTGATGGTGATTTTGTATGTGTAGAATCACCTAGAGGGAAAGTAGACATTAAGGCTTACATCACAGATGAGATGAAGCCGGGAATTTTAAGTTCAACTTTCCACTTCCCTGAAATCATGTTGAATGTTATTACTTCTGATGAACATTGTTCAGAGTCATTATGTCCCGAATACAAAGTGGTTTCCTGCAGAATTAGAAAATCTAAAGGAAAACACAAAGCAATGGCAGAAGCAACCACTGAAGCACACTGA
- the recQ gene encoding DNA helicase RecQ, with translation MIRPVEILKSVFGYDSFRQNQEEIIEHALADQDALVIMPTGGGKSICFQIPAIIKPNLTLVISPLISLMKDQVESIRANGVDVAYYNSSMTDSQRLEVRRNAVENKIKLLYLSPETLISSIDWIKQLKIDMIAVDEAHCVSMWGHDFRPEYQQIGELRKHFKNKPMLAFTATADKITRKDISEKLSLQNPTVFISSFDRPNLSLAVRSQVPKKDKQKEVVNFIKSRGVESGIIYCLSRKETEEWSNYLNSRGISSRYYHAGMPAAERDAVQEGFINDSYDVICATIAFGMGIDKSNVRWVIHNNLPKNIEGFYQEIGRAGRDGMPSETILYFNYRDVVLQKDFVKESDIKEVYHEKINRMLQYAESSSCRRRILLAYFGEHLTEDCGNCDICDSPPIFIDGTVIAQKALSAASRTNQSVGINLLVNVLRGAQTMDIFEQNLHQIKTYGAGKEYSFKQWQHFINQLINLGAFEIAYDDNMKLKVTSLGDAILKGNQEIKLPQYEEKDLTSGKKKKSSNKQADDDVVTALKLWRKEKAAENKVPAYVILHDNSVDEIAKFLPADLEALQNIQGLGKVKIQRFGAEIISIVQEKGNKKISTYQKTLNLYRSGLKLDQIAEARNLSSTTILNHLIKLYEEGKRINLYDFITEFEIQQVKTVRTKLSNTYQLKPIHDELKGELPYEKISVAIAILDGHH, from the coding sequence GTGATTAGGCCTGTAGAAATATTAAAGAGTGTTTTTGGATATGATTCATTTAGACAGAATCAAGAAGAGATAATAGAACATGCATTAGCAGACCAGGATGCCCTGGTTATTATGCCAACAGGTGGAGGAAAATCAATTTGTTTTCAAATTCCTGCCATCATTAAACCTAATCTTACCCTTGTAATTTCTCCGCTCATCTCATTAATGAAAGATCAGGTTGAGAGTATAAGAGCCAATGGTGTAGATGTGGCCTACTACAATAGTAGCATGACAGATTCACAAAGGCTGGAGGTAAGAAGAAATGCCGTTGAAAACAAGATAAAATTACTGTATTTATCTCCTGAAACCCTGATTAGTAGCATTGACTGGATAAAGCAGTTAAAAATAGATATGATTGCGGTAGATGAAGCGCACTGTGTTTCCATGTGGGGACATGACTTCAGGCCAGAATATCAGCAAATTGGTGAATTGCGTAAGCATTTCAAAAACAAACCAATGTTAGCTTTTACAGCTACTGCTGATAAAATCACCCGAAAAGATATCAGTGAAAAATTAAGTTTACAAAATCCTACTGTATTCATATCTTCATTTGATAGACCAAACCTATCATTAGCCGTTAGATCTCAAGTACCTAAAAAAGATAAGCAAAAGGAGGTTGTAAACTTCATCAAATCCAGAGGAGTAGAATCAGGTATAATTTATTGCCTGTCTAGAAAAGAAACAGAGGAATGGTCTAATTATCTGAATTCAAGAGGAATTAGTAGTAGATATTATCATGCAGGAATGCCTGCGGCTGAAAGAGACGCCGTACAAGAAGGTTTTATCAATGATAGTTATGACGTAATCTGCGCTACAATTGCATTTGGAATGGGGATAGACAAGTCTAACGTTCGTTGGGTAATCCACAACAATCTTCCTAAAAACATTGAAGGGTTTTATCAAGAAATTGGTAGAGCCGGTAGAGATGGAATGCCTTCTGAAACAATTCTTTATTTTAACTATAGGGATGTTGTATTGCAAAAAGATTTTGTCAAAGAAAGTGATATAAAAGAGGTGTATCATGAAAAAATTAATCGCATGTTACAATATGCTGAATCTTCATCTTGCAGAAGAAGAATCTTATTGGCATATTTTGGAGAACACTTAACTGAGGATTGCGGAAACTGTGATATTTGTGACTCCCCTCCTATTTTCATTGACGGAACAGTTATAGCTCAAAAGGCATTATCGGCAGCCTCACGTACAAATCAATCGGTTGGAATCAACTTATTGGTTAACGTTTTAAGAGGCGCACAAACCATGGATATATTTGAACAAAATCTGCATCAAATAAAAACTTATGGTGCGGGCAAAGAATATTCATTTAAACAATGGCAACACTTCATTAATCAATTAATCAATCTTGGAGCATTTGAAATTGCTTATGATGATAATATGAAGCTTAAAGTGACTTCATTGGGTGATGCCATTCTAAAAGGAAATCAAGAGATTAAATTGCCTCAATACGAAGAGAAAGATTTGACATCTGGCAAAAAGAAAAAATCCTCTAATAAACAGGCAGATGATGACGTAGTGACTGCATTAAAGCTTTGGAGAAAGGAAAAGGCGGCAGAAAACAAAGTTCCGGCATACGTTATTTTACATGATAATTCAGTTGATGAAATAGCAAAATTTTTACCCGCCGATTTAGAAGCACTTCAAAATATTCAAGGATTAGGAAAAGTTAAAATTCAAAGATTTGGAGCTGAAATAATCAGCATTGTTCAGGAAAAAGGGAACAAAAAGATTTCCACCTACCAAAAGACGCTTAACCTTTATAGATCTGGTTTAAAGCTTGATCAGATTGCAGAGGCGAGGAATTTAAGCAGTACTACTATACTCAATCACCTTATTAAATTATACGAAGAAGGTAAGCGTATCAATTTATATGATTTTATAACGGAATTTGAAATTCAGCAGGTAAAAACTGTAAGAACGAAACTTAGCAATACTTATCAGCTAAAACCAATTCATGACGAATTAAAAGGCGAATTGCCTTATGAAAAAATCAGTGTTGCTATTGCGATTTTGGACGGTCATCATTGA
- a CDS encoding NADH-ubiquinone oxidoreductase-F iron-sulfur binding region domain-containing protein, translating to MSKNLSELAGRKGMQENLFEELGVASKNTGTPSKEELQALADKFLVGLSTTYGTATFYDFMKPENQNKKVYVCNGTACLCAGTQDDVHKSLSQHFKEDEIGHMTCLGRCHENSAFNYNGKNYSGKASTQIAEIIKDSNGNNDSYNVAADGKAILTADFPGVDEFYSPLKSYLDKGRQAILDEIKKSNIRGRGGAGFPMGFKLESCMNMESDQKFIICNADEGDPGAYSDRYLLEEKPHAVLLGMMMAGFVTGANWGILYIRAEYPEAADIVQEAIDTLHSKNLLGENILGSNFNYNFKIIRAQGAYICGEETALINSIEGQRAEVRTRPPYPTQAGLFNKPTIVNNVETLAAVPWILANGGEQYSSLGTEKSTGTKLICLDSFFNKPGIYEVEMGTSLEKVINQLGGGFKSPVKAMQIGGPLGGLVPVNKINDLSIDFETFQKEGFLLGHGSVVAVPESFSMIKFIEHLFDFAAFESCGKCFPCRLGTKRGHEMFEKAANGTSKLNKELVNDLLHTLETGSLCAHGGGIPLPVKNALQYFEEELKPYFG from the coding sequence ATGTCAAAAAACCTTAGTGAGTTAGCAGGTAGAAAAGGAATGCAAGAAAACCTTTTTGAAGAATTAGGAGTAGCTTCAAAAAATACCGGAACACCTTCAAAAGAAGAATTACAAGCTTTAGCTGATAAGTTTTTGGTTGGTCTATCTACAACGTATGGTACGGCTACTTTTTATGATTTCATGAAACCTGAAAACCAAAACAAAAAGGTTTATGTGTGTAATGGAACAGCATGTTTGTGTGCAGGCACTCAGGATGATGTACATAAATCATTGAGCCAGCATTTCAAAGAAGATGAAATTGGTCATATGACTTGTTTAGGAAGATGCCATGAAAACAGTGCTTTTAATTATAATGGCAAAAACTACTCTGGAAAAGCATCTACCCAAATAGCTGAAATCATTAAGGATAGTAATGGCAACAATGACAGTTACAATGTGGCTGCTGATGGAAAAGCGATTCTTACTGCAGACTTCCCTGGTGTTGATGAATTTTATAGCCCATTGAAGAGTTATTTAGACAAAGGTAGACAAGCAATATTAGATGAGATTAAAAAATCAAATATAAGAGGGCGTGGTGGAGCAGGTTTCCCAATGGGATTTAAGTTAGAATCATGTATGAACATGGAATCTGATCAAAAATTCATTATCTGTAATGCAGATGAAGGAGATCCGGGGGCTTATTCAGATAGATATTTATTAGAAGAAAAACCGCATGCTGTTCTACTTGGAATGATGATGGCTGGTTTTGTCACAGGTGCTAATTGGGGAATCTTATATATTAGAGCAGAGTATCCTGAAGCTGCAGATATCGTTCAAGAAGCCATTGACACCTTGCATAGCAAAAACTTATTAGGAGAAAATATTCTAGGATCCAACTTTAACTACAATTTTAAAATAATTAGAGCCCAGGGAGCTTATATCTGCGGAGAAGAAACAGCCTTAATAAATTCAATTGAAGGACAGAGAGCTGAAGTAAGAACTCGCCCTCCCTATCCTACTCAAGCAGGATTATTTAATAAACCTACAATTGTAAACAATGTTGAAACTTTAGCTGCTGTTCCTTGGATATTAGCTAATGGTGGAGAACAATACAGTTCATTGGGTACAGAAAAATCAACCGGAACCAAACTAATTTGTTTGGACAGCTTCTTTAATAAGCCAGGAATCTATGAAGTTGAAATGGGTACATCACTTGAAAAAGTGATCAACCAACTTGGTGGAGGTTTCAAAAGTCCAGTAAAAGCAATGCAGATTGGAGGTCCATTAGGAGGTTTAGTACCTGTTAATAAGATCAATGATTTATCAATTGACTTTGAAACATTTCAAAAAGAAGGTTTTCTTTTAGGTCATGGATCAGTGGTAGCTGTTCCTGAGTCTTTTTCTATGATTAAGTTCATTGAGCACCTATTTGATTTTGCTGCATTTGAAAGTTGTGGAAAGTGTTTCCCTTGTAGACTAGGAACCAAAAGAGGACACGAAATGTTTGAGAAAGCGGCAAATGGAACATCCAAATTAAACAAAGAATTAGTAAATGATTTGTTGCACACACTAGAAACAGGATCCTTATGCGCTCACGGTGGCGGAATTCCACTTCCTGTAAAAAATGCATTGCAATATTTTGAAGAAGAACTAAAACCTTATTTCGGCTAG
- a CDS encoding sensor histidine kinase: MGLLTPSKIQITDHLDRAKFLFLWRLTLLFVLLLSLLAVLFFFLENSYTYITYMVGDLIAISGLVYLYYTQDFRRIFIAFGTLGSVIVQLDLFLIQDSHHYPGFLWMTMLIILAFYGIGKIWGVIILIANIVGTVVFFLTTLYDHYDAIVITDHNSALLIAIELPVIMIIISYLVFLDEKAHEQIQNDLIEANKSLEANNREISRRDQEKTILVKEIHHRVKNNLQIIISLLRLQMTDIKNHESRQHFSEAINRVMVMSSIHQKLYKEQDLTEFSLVSYIEDLSSELKLFFLEEFPVDITVESDYRIIDLKTVVPVGLIMNELLSNSFKYAFESSESGKISIFIKDQGEYFDLIYFDNGTWKETTDENAGFGLELINTLAEQLNGTVEFKTGKEGTFYKFHLQKLTD; encoded by the coding sequence ATGGGTTTGTTAACTCCTTCTAAGATTCAAATCACCGATCATCTTGATCGAGCAAAATTTTTATTTCTTTGGAGACTAACATTACTGTTTGTTCTGCTCCTATCCTTACTGGCGGTATTATTTTTCTTTTTAGAGAATAGCTATACTTATATCACCTATATGGTGGGTGATTTAATCGCCATTTCAGGATTAGTGTATCTCTATTACACCCAAGATTTTCGTAGAATTTTCATTGCGTTTGGAACATTAGGAAGTGTTATTGTACAACTTGATCTTTTCTTAATCCAAGACTCTCACCACTATCCCGGATTCTTATGGATGACCATGTTAATAATCCTGGCTTTTTATGGCATTGGTAAAATATGGGGAGTTATCATTTTAATAGCAAATATTGTTGGTACAGTTGTATTCTTTTTAACCACTTTGTATGATCATTATGATGCAATTGTTATTACAGATCATAACTCCGCATTATTGATTGCTATTGAATTACCAGTAATAATGATCATTATTAGTTATCTGGTGTTTTTGGATGAAAAAGCACATGAACAAATTCAAAATGACTTAATTGAAGCAAATAAATCTCTAGAAGCCAATAACCGTGAGATCTCTAGGAGAGATCAAGAAAAAACGATCCTAGTTAAAGAAATACATCACAGAGTTAAAAACAATTTGCAGATCATAATTTCACTTTTGAGATTGCAAATGACAGACATTAAAAACCATGAATCCCGACAACACTTTTCTGAAGCAATTAATAGGGTCATGGTAATGTCATCAATCCATCAAAAATTGTACAAAGAGCAAGATTTAACTGAATTTAGCCTTGTATCTTATATTGAAGATTTGTCCTCAGAACTTAAATTGTTTTTTCTGGAAGAATTTCCAGTCGATATTACTGTAGAGTCGGATTATCGAATAATAGATCTCAAAACCGTTGTTCCTGTTGGTTTAATTATGAATGAGCTGTTATCCAATTCATTTAAATATGCATTTGAATCTTCAGAATCGGGAAAAATTAGCATATTTATTAAGGATCAAGGTGAATATTTTGATTTGATATATTTTGACAACGGTACTTGGAAAGAGACCACAGATGAAAACGCCGGATTTGGCCTGGAATTAATCAATACACTTGCTGAACAATTGAATGGTACAGTTGAATTCAAAACAGGAAAAGAAGGCACCTTTTACAAGTTTCATTTGCAAAAACTAACCGACTAG